The sequence below is a genomic window from Pseudomonadota bacterium.
GTGAACCAGGAGCTTGCCTGCGGGTCGCAGATCCGGTCGGCTGTGCCGGCGAGCATGAGCAGCGGCTCGTGGATCCTGTGCGGCATCCCCCCGATGAGGCCGACGTTGCGCTCTATCTCCAGGCCGGCCGATATCGAGAGCCTGGTGTGGAAGAGCGGGTCGGAGGATAGCGCCTCGACCTCGGGGACCACGCTCGTGAGGTCGGGTATCCTCACGCCGCTGTCGATCGACATCCACGGAGCGATCGGCTTGAGCCTCGTCGCCAGCCCCCTCTTCCAGCGCGGTATCGTGACGGTCGGATGCAGGGCGGCCGAGATCGTGACCAGGCCCGCCACGCGGGTGGCGTGCGTGAGCACGTAGTTTATCGCCACGAGCGCGCCGAGGCTCTGGCCCACGATGAAGACCGGGATTTCCGGCCTCTGTCTCTCGGCGGAGAACTGCACGAATGCGGCCAGGTCCTCGACCCAGTTGCCGAATCCCTCCACGTGCCCTCGCCTGCCGTCGCTGCGGCCGTGGCCGCGCTGGTCGTAGAGGGCCACCGCGAGATTGGCCGATGTGAGGGAGGTGACGAGCCTCGAGTAGCGGCCGATGTGGTCGCCGAGCCCGTGGACGTACACCACCAGGGCCAGCGGATCGGCGGGCATCCAGTGCTGGTAGAAGTGGGTGAGCCGGTTCTGAAGCCTCGTGTACTTTATGGCGATGTCCATCGGCATGGCCTTGCCTGTTAGACGATCGGGGCGGGAAATGCAACGCAAAGCTACTCCTCCTCCATCAGCTGCCGGAGGAGCTCCTTCTGCCTCTTCGTGAGATCCCTCGGGGTCTTGACGACGAACCGGACCACGAGGTCACCCCTCCTGCCGCCCGCGTTGAGCACCGGGAACCCTGCGCCCCTCACGCGGGCCTCGCCCCCGGTCTCGGTCCCCGGACGGACCTTCACGCTCTCCTCGCCGTCGAGCGTCCGGATCGCGATCGTGTCGCCGAGCGCAGCCTGCGGGAATGAGATCGGGACCGTGACGACGATGTCGTCCCCCGCCCGCTCGAACAGCTCGTGAGGGGTGACGCTTATGAAGACGTAGAGGTCTCCCGATCCCCCGCCGCGGTTCCCCTCGTGCCCCTTGCCGCGCAGCACCAGCTGCATGCCGTTCTCGACGCCCGGCGGGATCTTGACCTTTATCTTCTCCCGGCTCGGCTTCACTCCCTCGCCGCTGCATTCGGCGCACGGCTTCTCTATCCTCGCGCCCTCACCCCTGCACTGCGGGCAGATCGTCTGTATTACGAAGAATCCCTGGCGCTGGGTGACGGTGCCGCTGCCGCCGCAGGCGCGGCACCTCTCGACGCCTGTGCCCGGCGACTGCCCGCTCCCTCCGCAAGCCTCGCAGCGCACGATGCGCGAGACCGATATCTCCCTCTCCACGCCCTTCGCA
It includes:
- a CDS encoding lysophospholipase translates to MPMDIAIKYTRLQNRLTHFYQHWMPADPLALVVYVHGLGDHIGRYSRLVTSLTSANLAVALYDQRGHGRSDGRRGHVEGFGNWVEDLAAFVQFSAERQRPEIPVFIVGQSLGALVAINYVLTHATRVAGLVTISAALHPTVTIPRWKRGLATRLKPIAPWMSIDSGVRIPDLTSVVPEVEALSSDPLFHTRLSISAGLEIERNVGLIGGMPHRIHEPLLMLAGTADRICDPQASSWFTARASSIDKGCKVYEGMRHDLLHDHGWEEALLDIRDWIAERAGMIAAHGGQYHLGGRIEVWQNVSHGQR
- the dnaJ gene encoding molecular chaperone DnaJ, producing MIKRDYYEVLGIDRSAGAPDIKKAYRKIALEYHPDRNPDPQAEERFKEASEAYEVLSDDRRREIYDAYGHQGLQGAGFHGFTDIGDIFGSMGDIFEEFFGSMSGFGFGGRSGARRSARPGGDLRYDLTISFMEAAKGVEREISVSRIVRCEACGGSGQSPGTGVERCRACGGSGTVTQRQGFFVIQTICPQCRGEGARIEKPCAECSGEGVKPSREKIKVKIPPGVENGMQLVLRGKGHEGNRGGGSGDLYVFISVTPHELFERAGDDIVVTVPISFPQAALGDTIAIRTLDGEESVKVRPGTETGGEARVRGAGFPVLNAGGRRGDLVVRFVVKTPRDLTKRQKELLRQLMEEE